DNA sequence from the Antarctobacter heliothermus genome:
GGCAGGCTGGAGGATGTGCTGGACAGGGCGGTTTCCGCGGCGTTGGCAGACGAGGCTGGCTCCGGGATCCGGGTAATCCGGCGGCGGGTCAACGAACAAGTCTGGCTGTCGACAGACGTCGAACGGCTGGCGCAGGTCTTTATCAACCTGATCGCCAATGCGCGGAAATACTGCGATGCGGCCACCCCAGTCCTGCACATCGTCGTGACCGAGGCGCGCGATGATTTGTTGGTCGATTTCATCGACAACGGGTCCGGCGTCGCGCCCGAGGCACAAGACGTGATATTTGAGAAATTCGCCCGTGTGAGCGATCAAAAAGCAGGTGGTGCCGGGCTGGGGCTGGCAATCTCGCGTCAGATCGTGGCGCGATTGGGGGGCGAAATCAGCTACCTGCCAGATCGCGACGGCGCGGCATTTCGCGTGGCATTGCCGCTGCGGCAGGTGCTTGCTGCACAGTAGGGTATTCGGACACCGAATTATTCAAACAAAACTCAGAGCGTTAAAGCCCTTGGTAACCAAATCGGCCGATAACGATGGCCGGAGGCAGATTTTGATGGGCATTCATTTGCATGGCTGACGGCGCACGCAATGACGTGATGGGTCAAAAGGCTCAAGCGGCACAACGGGCCTTTGAGGCGCGGGGCATGTCGCTGGCCAAGGCGTTGCGCCGGGCCCTTTCGCGCACGGCTGACGTGCTGTGGGATCTTGCCCTTGTCACGCAGTCCGTCACGGTCGAGACGATGGACCAGGACGAGGTGGTCGATGCGCTCGGCAAAACGGATCTTCTGGTCTTGCTGGATGGACCGGACGGTGCAGTTGGGATCGCCTCGGTCGATCGTCAAGTCATGACCGGAGTGATCGAGGTGCAAACCATCCAGCAAGTCACCCAGATGCCGGTTGAGGATGATCGCATCCTGACGCAGACCGACGCCGCGATGCTTGCGCCGCTTCTTGATGGTGCTTTGGGGCGTCTGGCCGACACACTGACGGAACACCCCTTGCATAGCCAGCTGGTTGGCTATCGCTTTGGCGCGATGATTGAGGACTCGCGCGCCGCCGGGCTGCTGTTGGATGCTGCGGGCTATCGTTCGTTCCGGGCCGACATTGATCTTGCGCTGGGTCGGCGGCGTGGTGTGCTGACCCTCTTTTTGCCTGAACGCAAACCCAAGCGCAGCACGCCGGGAGTAGTACAAGGTGCCGGCCCACACGAGGAACGGTTGAGCCGCGTACCTGCGCGACTTGACGCAGCCTTGGCACGGATCACTTTACCCCTCAGCAAAGCGGAGGCGTTGAAGCCCGGGGATCTGCTGAACCTGCCGCCAGATGCACTGTCCAAGGTCGAGGTGATGGCCGGTCGTGGTCATTTGGTCGCCTGCGGTCGTCTTGGTCAATTAAACGGGCTGCGGGCAGTCCGCCTCACATGGCCTGCTGGCAATGCCGCGATCTCCTCTGCGGCGGACCCGGCCGGGGCGGTATCGGTCGGTCTGCCAAAGGTAGAAAAGACCGCGTCATTCAACGGTACGCAGCAAGATGCAAAAGCGGGATTGCCCGCGCTTACCGACACACCGGTCAGCGATGCCGATGCGTCAGAGGATTTGCCGGACCTTCCACCGATGGACTTCGAGGCTGGCTCTGCAGATTTCGATTTCAGCGATCTGGGTGGGGAATTCGGTGACGTCGGAAATGCCCAACCTATGGAGGCGTTGCCCGAGATCGACAACAGCGAAGGTTTCGCGTCGGCGTCGATGGATTTCGATTTCGATGAAACATAGATCGCGCCGCACTCTGGGGCGCGATACTCAGGGGCGGGCCAGCGTTTCTAGCGTCGGGCGAAGCCCGGCCAGATTGTAGCCCGCCTTGGCCGCGGCCTCGATCACCGCGTCTGCGCCCAGCGTTTCGGCGTTGCCCAGCGCCCAGATCACCGAACAGCGCGTGCCCGATGCACAATAGGCCAACACCGGACCATTGGCGGCGGCCACAAGTTCTGCCTGTGCAAGAATGTTTTCCGCAGTCATGGTCTGATGCGTGATTGGCAGCGCGGAAAAACGCAGCCCGACCGCCTCTATTGCCTGTTGCATCGCTTTTGTCTGATGCGAAGGCGGAACCTCTGCATCAGGGCGGTTGTCGATGACCAGAACATACCCCGCCTCCTTGATCGCCGCAGCATCCTGCGGGTCAATCTGGGGGGACACATGGTATCGGTCTGTCAGTGCGCTTGGTGTCATGATCACGGTCTATTCTGCTGGAACCACTCTGTCCAGATGCGCCCGCGCAAATGGCGCAATCAGCATCCCGCCCATCATGGCGGCAAGGAAGACATACAACGACGGACCTCCATAGCTGAGCGACGCGATGGATGGTCCCGGGCACAAACCGACAAGCCCCCACCCCATACCGAACATCACGGAACCGAGAATGAGCTTGCCGTCTATCTCCGTCGAAGGGGGCGGCGGCAAAGCCTCACCTGTCAGCGACGTGGTGCGCTGCTTGCGGATCAGCCAGGCGATGGCCATTGGGATCATGGCGCCCACCATGACAAAGGCCAGGGTCGGATCCCATGCCCCGAAAACATCCAGCCAACCCTGGACTTTGGTTGTGTCGGTCATGCCCGACACAAAGAGCCCCGATCCGAAAAATCCGCCTGCGATGAAGGCTATGATCAGCTTTAACATGTCAGATGATCCCCAGGATGTGACGGAAGATAACGACCCCGACGCCACCGGCGAAAATGTAGATGAAGGTGGCGACAAACCCTCGGATCGAAAGCCGCGACATGCCGCAAACGCCGTGACCTGACGTGCATCCGTTGGCGATACGCGTACCGATCCCGACCAGAAGGCCGGCGGCGATCAGCACGGCGTAGTTGTCAGTGATGTGCGGATCGACTTCGCGGTAGAAAGGCGCCAGCAAGACCGGCAGCAGTGCGACTCCGATCAAGAAAATGGCGCGTTCTGCGGCTGTGGACCAGCCCGATCCATCGACAAGGCCGCCGATGATGCCACTGGCACCCATAATGCGGCCATTGCCAAGAAGGTAAATGGCCCCGCCAGTGCCGATCAGCAAGCCGCCGATCAGCCCCCAGATCCAGTCGATAGGCATGAGTGAATTTCCTTTGTTGGGTAGGCCAAAAGCGCCCGGTTCACGATGGGACGTAGCTTTGCCGAAACGTCGGCTCTACGGCATGAACCGCCGGAGTTCATAGATTTTGTCAAAGTTTGTTGACGGGCACTTTGAGGAACACGTCGCCCTTCTCGTCGGCCGGGGGCATCTGACCGGCCCGCATGTTGACCTGCAGCGACGGGATGATCAGCTTGGGCATGGCCAGCGACGCATCACGTTGGTCGCGCATCTCGACAAATTGCTCTTTGGACTTGCCTTCGCCGACGTGCACATTCCGTGTTTTTTGCTCACCCACGGTGGTTTCCCAAGCATATTCTTCGCGCCCCGGTGCCTTGTAGTCGTGTCCGACAAAGATACGGGTCTCGTCGGGCAGGGTCAGGATTTTCTGGACAGAGTCGAACAGCGTCTCAGACGAGCCACCCGGAAAATCACAGCGCGCTGTGCCAAAGTCCGGCATGAACAGCGTGTCGCCGACAAAGGCCGCGTCACCGATGGTGTAGGTCAGGCAGGCCGGGGTGTGGCCGGGAGTATGCAGCACGTCGCCGCGCATCTGGCCAATGTGAAAGCTGTCGCCTTCCTGAAACAACTGGTCAAACTGTGATCCGTCGCGTTGGAATTCGGTGCCTTCGTTGAAAACCTTGCCAAAGGTATCCTGCACGATCTTGATGCGATCGCCGATGCCGATCTTGCCGCCCAACTGCCCTTGAATGTAAGGCGCGGCGGAGAGGTGATCGGCGTGGACGTGGGTTTCCAGCAACCACTCTGCCGTGTACCCCTTGTCCTTGACGAAGGTGATGATCGCGTCTGCCGATTTGGTATCGGTCCGGCCGGACGAGTAGTCAAAGTCCAGCACGCTGTCGATGATGGCGCAGGACAAGCCATTGGGATCGCGCACGACATAGGAGATCGTGTTGGTTGCGTCGTCAAAGAAGGCGGTGACTTCAGGTTTCATGGCGGTTCACTCCAATCAGTTCTGCAAGTCATATACGCAAAAATGAATGTGTTGCAAGAGACAAGCTAAGATTGATGTGTATCAAGGTCGTTGTCACATTCTTTTGACAAAGTCCGTCCGGGGTTAAGGAGGCCTGCGTCATGTCCCATCACGTTCAGAAACTGATCTTGCTCGAAAGATTGCGCGCATTGGGTGTGCGATTGGACGGAATCGAAGAGGCGCTAGAGGCGCCGCATTCAAAGGACTGGGACGAGATGGCCGTGGAACGCGAGGGGGAAGAAGTGCTGGAGCGGTTGGGGGAAAGCGGCAAGGCCGAAATCGCCCGGATCAAGGCGGCTCTGGGGCGCATGGCGCAGGGCGAATACGGTTTCTGTGCGCGGTGTGGCGGTGAAATCTCTGCAGAAAGGTTAGCCGTGGTGCCGGAAGCGCCGCTTTGCAAAGGCTGTGCTGCCGAGGTCTGAAACCGGGGAACATCAAGTCAGGAGAGAACGGATCATGTCTGGATATGAACACCTCGAAGCGCGTATCGACTCTTTGCGCAAGGAAATTTCCACGACGAAAGGCAAGGCCCGAGAGGATCTGATGGAACATCTCGATCAGGCCGTACTGGGGTTGGAAAACATCGGCGGGACGGCTCCGGCTTGGGCGCGCGAAGTGTTGGAAGCCGAGCATGAGGACGACGCCGAAGACGGCTTTGACAACATGCCCTTGTAAGGTGCCCGACGAGAAGCGTTGTTGCCCAGGTCTGAAGGGGCGGGGCAGGGCGCGCGCCTGATGTCCTCAACGGTAGGCGCGCGCCTTTGACGGGTCACCTAGGGTGCTTAGTCGGGCGTGTGATCAAGGTTGTGCGGGCGCGTCGAATGCGGGCAGGCTATGGAGTGCCTGTTTCAAAGCCTCGCTCCAACCGTCGCTGATGGTCCGGTAATAGGGATCATCAAGTTCGATCCGACCGGTTTTGCCTCGGACAAGGCTATCGGCCTCGTAGAGGTGATAGTCGAACGGGGCGCCTACGGTCAGGTTCGCCTTCACGGTACTGTCGAAACTGACAAGCAGAAGTTTCACAGCTTCGGCAAAGCTGGACGCTGGATCATAGGCACGCACCAGAATCGGACGACCGTATTTGATCTCGCCGATCTGAAAGAAGGGCGTGTCGGGGCCAGCCTCGATAAAGTTACCTTCGGGGTAGATCAGGAACAGCCGCGGCGGACCGCCAGCTATCTGACCGCCTAGAATCAACGTGGCGTTGAAGACCGAAGAGGCGCGCTGTCCGGTGTCGGAATGGCGCGCGATCACGTCACGCAACGTGTCCGCGATCATTCTCGCGGCCTGATACATCGACGGCACATCCAGAATTGATGGATTGCGGTCTTCGCGAGCCTTTTCGCGTTCATCTAGTTCGCTGACGACCGCCTGCGTGGTTGCCAGATTACCCGCACTGAGCAGCGTGATGACGCGGTCGCCCTTTGTCTCCCAGATCTTGGTCTTGCTAAAAGTCGAGATGTTGTCCATCCCGGCGTTGGTTCGGGTGTCGGACATAAACACCAATCCCCGATCCATCATCATTCCTACGCAATAGGTCATCGATCGTCCCCGAGTGTCCTACGGGTCACGCCCGATTCGTCGGGGACATTACTGCTGCGCTACCTCTATTGCCACATCCAGAGATTCTGCAGCTCCGCCCTGACGCGTTCCACGCACGGGAGCGGCATCGTGATAGTCCATTCCCGTGGCAACGCGGACATAGCGGTTGTCTGGGGAAATGCAGTTGGCGCAGTCAAATCCGACCCAACCCAACCCGGGGATATGCGCCTCTGCCCATGCGTGCATGGCATCCTGTTCGATCTTGTCATCCAGCAACAGGTAGCCAGAGACATAGCGCGCAGGCAGACCCATCTCCCGCATGCAGGCAATAAAGACATGGGCATGATCCTGGCAGACGCCGCGCCCTTCGGCCAGTACGGTTTCTGCGGTCGAGTTCGAGTCAGACGTTCCCACCTCGTAGGCCACGGCCTCGGCCACCGCTGCCATCAAACCATGCGCCTGATCCAGTTCGGTTTCGCCACCTACCGCGCGGATCAATGCCCGTACCCCGGCCCCCGGACGGGTTTGCGGCGTGACCCGCTCATACAGCCAGAGCGGGGCAGGGCCCTGATGGCGTCCGACGATGCCATTCGATTCACCGATTGAGACCTCACCTTCACAGGTGATGGTCAATTCCTGCGTGCCCCGGTCGACTTCGATTAGGTCGACGGTATTCTGGTGGTGGTCGACATAGGTCAGCCCCTTTTGCCCGCCCGTGACTTTTGTCGTCCAATTCACAACGGTCTGATTGTGACGGGATTTTGGTGTCTTGCGCAGCTGCTGAAGCCCAAAACTCACAGGCTCTTCAAAGCTGTAGCGGGTGGTGTGGCTGATGGTCAGGTTCATATGATTCTCGGGAGCCTCACGCTCGGAACGGGGGGAGAGGGTTCATTCGTAGAACCGGTAATCGACTTCGATCTGTTTTCCCAGTTCGCTGAGCGACGTCAGCATGGTCTGGATGAACTCATGCAAACCATAGTCGAACACATCGTCGATGTCGAAGCTCAGGTAAGCCCGTTCGATATGGTCGATTTTGGCAAAAGATGGTGCGTTGTGCCCATATTCCGAAGCCAGATAGCCAAGATTGTCGCGCAGCTTGTGCGCGCAAAAGGCAAGGGAACGGGGCATGCGCCGGTTCAGGATCAGGAACTGAGCAATATCGCGCGGTTCGGTCGAAGCACCGTATTCCATACGAAACCCGCCACGCGCCGAAACGGAGCGCAGGATCGTTTCCCATTGCACGTTGTCCAAAGACGTCCCGACGGATGTCACAGAGGGCAGGAGCACATAGTATTTCACATCGATGATACGCGCGGTGTTGTCCGCGCGTTCTAGAAAGGTGCCGATGCGAGCAAAATCGTAGATGTCATTGCGCAGCATGGTGCCATGCGTTGCCCCGCGTACAAGCCCTGTACGCTGTCGGATCATGCCCAGAACACCTGGCAGATCGCGTTCGCTGATCTTGCGGGCGAGCACCTCTTTGACACGCATGTAGGTGCCGTTCAGGGCCTCCCAGACTTCGCCGGTCAGCGCGGTCCGTACTGTCCGAGCGTTTTGCCGGGCATGCTCGACGCTGGACAATACCGAAGACGGGTTATCCTTGTCGCGTAACAGCCAGTCGATGGCGGCGTCCTTGGTCACTTGCTCATGACGTTGAGTGAAACCATGCAGTGACCCGGCAGTTTGCAGGACGGATCGCCACTCGTCGTCAGTGCTGCCTAGTCGAGTCAGCGCGATGCGCTGCCCGGTTTCGATCAAGCGGGCGGTGTTTTCAGCCCGTTCAAGACCGCGGTACATCCAGAACAGGCCGTTTGCAGTTTTTCCCAGCATCGCGCGTCAGTCCTCCAGCACCCAAGTGTCCTTGGTGCCCCCGCCCTGGCTCGAATTGACGACGAGCGACCCTTTCTTCAGCGCCACACGGGTCAGTCCGCCGGGCGTGATGTTGATTCCCTTGGGGCTGACCAGAACATAGGGCCGCAGGTCAACGTGGCGGGGCGCAAGGCCCGCGCGGGTAAAGATCGGCACCGTCGACAGGCTCAGCGTGGGCTGGGCAATGTAGTTGGACGGCCGCGCCTCCAGCTTCTTGCGGAACTCGGCGATATCCTTCTTGGTCGCGGTCGGTCCGATCAACATGCCGTAACCGCCCGACCCATGCACTTCCTTGACGACCAGATCGGCAAGATTTTCGAGCACATAGGCCAGCGCGTCTTTTTCGGAACAGCGCCATGTCGGCACGTTTTCCAGCAACGGCCGTTCCCCGGTGTAGAATTCGACGATCTCGGGCATGTAGCTGTAGATTGCCTTGTCATCGGCAATGCCCGTTCCTGGCGCATTGGCGATGGTCAGACGACCAGCGCGGTAGACATCCATGATGCCCGGAACGCCCAAGGCGCTTTCTGGGTTGAACGACAGTGGGTCCAGATATTCATCATCGACCCGGCGGTATAGCACGTCGATGGGTTTGTACCCGCGCGTCGTGCGCATGTTCAGTTGACCGTCCTGCACGCGCAAGTCATGACCCTCGACAAGCTCGACTCCCATCTGATCCGCCAGAAAGCTGTGCTCAAAATAGGCAGAGTTGAAGATGCCCGGTGTCAGAACGCCCACGGTCGGCTTGCGGTCCAGTCCTTGGGGGGCGCAAGCAGCAAGCGAATTGAACAGGTCGGTCGAGTAGGTCG
Encoded proteins:
- a CDS encoding DUF6691 family protein, producing MLKLIIAFIAGGFFGSGLFVSGMTDTTKVQGWLDVFGAWDPTLAFVMVGAMIPMAIAWLIRKQRTTSLTGEALPPPPSTEIDGKLILGSVMFGMGWGLVGLCPGPSIASLSYGGPSLYVFLAAMMGGMLIAPFARAHLDRVVPAE
- a CDS encoding TIGR01244 family sulfur transferase, whose translation is MTPSALTDRYHVSPQIDPQDAAAIKEAGYVLVIDNRPDAEVPPSHQTKAMQQAIEAVGLRFSALPITHQTMTAENILAQAELVAAANGPVLAYCASGTRCSVIWALGNAETLGADAVIEAAAKAGYNLAGLRPTLETLARP
- a CDS encoding MBL fold metallo-hydrolase; this encodes MKPEVTAFFDDATNTISYVVRDPNGLSCAIIDSVLDFDYSSGRTDTKSADAIITFVKDKGYTAEWLLETHVHADHLSAAPYIQGQLGGKIGIGDRIKIVQDTFGKVFNEGTEFQRDGSQFDQLFQEGDSFHIGQMRGDVLHTPGHTPACLTYTIGDAAFVGDTLFMPDFGTARCDFPGGSSETLFDSVQKILTLPDETRIFVGHDYKAPGREEYAWETTVGEQKTRNVHVGEGKSKEQFVEMRDQRDASLAMPKLIIPSLQVNMRAGQMPPADEKGDVFLKVPVNKL
- a CDS encoding circularly permuted type 2 ATP-grasp protein, whose translation is MSDQVYFDEMWGTGGTEGTVRAPYAPFNTWLNGEDPKHLRAKQREAEDLFRLTGITFNVYGRAEAEERLIPFDIIPRIISGREWQKLSRGIEQRVRAINAFLYDIYHGQEIVKAGRVPQEMIARNEAFLPEMIGVQPPGSVYTHIVGIDLVRTGPDQFYVLEDNARTPSGVSYMLENRETMLQMFPELFSENRVQPVSTYSTDLFNSLAACAPQGLDRKPTVGVLTPGIFNSAYFEHSFLADQMGVELVEGHDLRVQDGQLNMRTTRGYKPIDVLYRRVDDEYLDPLSFNPESALGVPGIMDVYRAGRLTIANAPGTGIADDKAIYSYMPEIVEFYTGERPLLENVPTWRCSEKDALAYVLENLADLVVKEVHGSGGYGMLIGPTATKKDIAEFRKKLEARPSNYIAQPTLSLSTVPIFTRAGLAPRHVDLRPYVLVSPKGINITPGGLTRVALKKGSLVVNSSQGGGTKDTWVLED
- a CDS encoding alpha-E domain-containing protein: MLGKTANGLFWMYRGLERAENTARLIETGQRIALTRLGSTDDEWRSVLQTAGSLHGFTQRHEQVTKDAAIDWLLRDKDNPSSVLSSVEHARQNARTVRTALTGEVWEALNGTYMRVKEVLARKISERDLPGVLGMIRQRTGLVRGATHGTMLRNDIYDFARIGTFLERADNTARIIDVKYYVLLPSVTSVGTSLDNVQWETILRSVSARGGFRMEYGASTEPRDIAQFLILNRRMPRSLAFCAHKLRDNLGYLASEYGHNAPSFAKIDHIERAYLSFDIDDVFDYGLHEFIQTMLTSLSELGKQIEVDYRFYE
- a CDS encoding YeeE/YedE family protein, with protein sequence MPIDWIWGLIGGLLIGTGGAIYLLGNGRIMGASGIIGGLVDGSGWSTAAERAIFLIGVALLPVLLAPFYREVDPHITDNYAVLIAAGLLVGIGTRIANGCTSGHGVCGMSRLSIRGFVATFIYIFAGGVGVVIFRHILGII
- a CDS encoding transglutaminase family protein: MNLTISHTTRYSFEEPVSFGLQQLRKTPKSRHNQTVVNWTTKVTGGQKGLTYVDHHQNTVDLIEVDRGTQELTITCEGEVSIGESNGIVGRHQGPAPLWLYERVTPQTRPGAGVRALIRAVGGETELDQAHGLMAAVAEAVAYEVGTSDSNSTAETVLAEGRGVCQDHAHVFIACMREMGLPARYVSGYLLLDDKIEQDAMHAWAEAHIPGLGWVGFDCANCISPDNRYVRVATGMDYHDAAPVRGTRQGGAAESLDVAIEVAQQ
- a CDS encoding peptidase gives rise to the protein MTYCVGMMMDRGLVFMSDTRTNAGMDNISTFSKTKIWETKGDRVITLLSAGNLATTQAVVSELDEREKAREDRNPSILDVPSMYQAARMIADTLRDVIARHSDTGQRASSVFNATLILGGQIAGGPPRLFLIYPEGNFIEAGPDTPFFQIGEIKYGRPILVRAYDPASSFAEAVKLLLVSFDSTVKANLTVGAPFDYHLYEADSLVRGKTGRIELDDPYYRTISDGWSEALKQALHSLPAFDAPAQP
- a CDS encoding TraR/DksA family transcriptional regulator, whose translation is MSHHVQKLILLERLRALGVRLDGIEEALEAPHSKDWDEMAVEREGEEVLERLGESGKAEIARIKAALGRMAQGEYGFCARCGGEISAERLAVVPEAPLCKGCAAEV
- a CDS encoding FliM/FliN family flagellar motor switch protein; translation: MADGARNDVMGQKAQAAQRAFEARGMSLAKALRRALSRTADVLWDLALVTQSVTVETMDQDEVVDALGKTDLLVLLDGPDGAVGIASVDRQVMTGVIEVQTIQQVTQMPVEDDRILTQTDAAMLAPLLDGALGRLADTLTEHPLHSQLVGYRFGAMIEDSRAAGLLLDAAGYRSFRADIDLALGRRRGVLTLFLPERKPKRSTPGVVQGAGPHEERLSRVPARLDAALARITLPLSKAEALKPGDLLNLPPDALSKVEVMAGRGHLVACGRLGQLNGLRAVRLTWPAGNAAISSAADPAGAVSVGLPKVEKTASFNGTQQDAKAGLPALTDTPVSDADASEDLPDLPPMDFEAGSADFDFSDLGGEFGDVGNAQPMEALPEIDNSEGFASASMDFDFDET